ATACTGTGACCTGCGTTTCGCCGGGCAAAATCGCTCCGATGCAAACACATTATTGCACAATCAGTGCCTCAACGCAACCGTTTTGGCTATGCATCTGCTCTCAGCTGCTGTCGGACTCTTCGTCCTTTTCTCATGACTATAAATACTGACTGATAACGCCGAGGGTTCTTCTTGAACACGTTGATTTCCTTTTGTTCCTTCTCAAGGAGCGTCAATAGGTTCGGATCATCAACATGTTGATTGCGTAACTCCTCGATTCGCCTGTCCAGTGGAGCGTAGTACTCATTCCACCACACCTCATCAGACAATATGAAACGCCCAAGCAATTCGTAGCCACAGATGGAGACTTGGTCAAGTTTCTTCTCGATATTCCGTATATCGTCATGCACGACCAGAAACCCATTCGGCTTAAGGAACCGCCGCCATTCTTCAAGCCCCTTTCTGAAGCCGATTGCTGATACTGATCCTTCCGCCCAGATAATATCGAAACTCCCGTTCGGAAAATCCAACTTCGCTATTGAGCATTCCACGATTCTGATTCTGTCCGTAAGTCTCTGCGATTCGAGCTTTCCCGCAAGTTTATCCAATTCGGTCTTATCAATGTCCAATCCGATTATCTCGCCATTGCTCAATCTTGCCAACTCAATAGTCGGTACGCCGGAACCGCACCCTATATCCAGAATACGGGGCTCATCCAACTCCGGGAGCATAGCGTATGCCTGCCTCGTGTACTTGTTCAGATTGGCTCTGATGGCATCTCTGTCTATCTGGTACGGGGTGTCCTTGCTCATTGCAACCGGGTTTCCTTGACAATCACGGGTTACCTCCACCAAGTAGTATACCGCATTTGAAGGTAGTTTCCAAGATCATCACTAAGTAGTTTGCAGTCTTAGTGTCACCCGCTATATTGTGTATGGGTGTGGGAGTGTGTATCTCGAACGTACGTTTGCAGGAGAATATCGATTAGGCGAGGCAATATGTTTGCCAGAATCTTATCGAGGTGGATTGACCACATCGTGGGAGCTGGGCCTCTGAGGCCGTTCTTTCAGAATCCTCGGAGAATCCTGCGCAATTATGTGAAGCCGGGCATGACGGTACTTGACATTGGCTGCGGTGGGGGGTTTTTCAGTCTTGGGATGGCCAGGATGGTTAGGGAGAATGGGGGAGTCATCTGTGTCGATCTTCAAGCCGATGCAATCAAGAACCTGGAAATGCAGGCGACCAAAGCAGGGCTGTTGAAACGAATGAACACGCGAGTTTGTAGTGATTACAGCTTAAACATCGACGATATGGCGGGTCAGGTTGATTTCACGTTGGCTTTTTATGTGGTGCACCATGCAGCTGATGCTGCCAGGCTTATGACCGAAGTGCACAGCGCGCTTAAACAAGGTGGCAAGCTTATGATTGTGGAGCCCAGACATCATGCCTCGGCAGATGAATGCATATCTGTTGAAACCACCGCGCAGCAAGCTGGATTCTCAGTAGTTGACCATCCGAAGCTGATACGCGACTGGGCGGTCTTACTTGTAAAGAATTGAGTATCCAGGTGACTCATTAACACACGACTCTGCTTCATGCGTTCAACAATCACTATTTCACCGCCAGGAATCTCGCTGTCGAAACCCTTCCTGCCGCCAAGGACACGTCTGAGATTCAGCAGGCAGGATATCCGGCAACATGGTCGGTTCGCTACAAGCGCAATGTTAGAAAGGAGAATATCATGTCAAGAATCGCAGTACTCTACTGCAAACGTGTGAAGGATCATTCCTGCATCGCCTGTGCGAAATGCTACAAAGGAATGGCGGAGAAGAACGGGGAGTTCGCCCGTTACGAAGAGATCGAGTTAGTTGCTATGACCGATTGCGGAGACTGCCCGGGTCTTGCGTTTCCGAGGGTCAAGCTACTGAGTGAAATCACTCAAAGTCTCGACAGGCCAATCGAGACTCTTCATCTTGGAACCTGCATGAAGCTGGCAATGAAGACGGCCGACTGTCCGATTGACTTCGATGATCTCAAAATAATCTTGGAACAGAAGTTTGGCATAGAGGTAGTTCTCGGAACACATTCCTACTAACATTCAAGTTCCGGCAACCGCAACTGATAATGCCGGATAGAGATGGCATGTCCTTTGTATTCGGTGTTCTTATTAGTGCCCTTTCAGTAGAAGCATGCTCTTCGCTTCGATGAATTCGGCGGCCCAAGAGCAATAAGGCAGTCGCCGGCTACCATTCCTCACTTCATAAGGTGCCGCACGATTGCATACAGCGACAACAAGGCACCAAACGCAACGACGATTGTTGCCCCAGTCGGTGTATCGAGCCAGAATGACAGCACTATCCCTAAAGCTGAACCAACAAAGCCGAACAGCCAGCCGCACACAAGCCGAAGCCCGATTCTTTCAGTGACGAGAGCGGCAAAAACCGACGGCACTACCAGGAAAATGAAGACAAGCAACACACCGCAGATCTTAACCGACGAAGTCACTACGATGGCGAACGAAGCGTAAAACAGGAAGTCCCACCACCTGGATGCCATGGTGCTCTTTTCTCTGCTAAAGGTCAATGCAAGAAACTCGCCCCGAGCTATCCAGTGGAACAGACCGACGGCGGCGTAGATCGCTGCTGTCTTGCCGATCGCTGCTGGGGTGACCGTGAGCAGGCTGCCAACCAGGAGATAACGAATGTGTTCGGCGCCCTCTGGGGCATGACTGACAGCCAGAATTGCCGCCGCTGAGCTTACGGCATAGACAATGCCAATGATCGCTTCTTGTGGCACTTTCCCTTCGATATCGCGGGTGAAGGTGAATACGATCCCACCGAGCAATGCGAATCCGAGAGCGAACGCATACGAGACTAAGCTGTCATGTCCAAAGCCGAGAAGCAAGGCAAGGGTTACACCGAAGGCGGCTACCTGCGCCAGTGACAGATCAACGAAGATGATTCCCCTTTTGATCACATGCAGCCCGAAATACACGTGTATGCCCACGAGCACCAAGGAAGCCAGAAATGGCCACATCAGGAATGGTAGATACTCGGTCACTTGAGCACCCCAAGAATCGCGTCAATATTGGCTTCGAGCCACTGCAGGTAACTCTCATCTTGGCTGCGGGCTCCGAGCGATGGGTAAAGCGTGACAACCACTGCTCCGGTCTCTTCTGCGATTTTTTGAGGTACTCGTTGATCGAAGTATGGCTCCACCCCGATAACCCGGATGCGCCGCTGACGAACCTGCCCGGTGAGTTTCTTGACATGTGTGGACGACGGTGGAACACCCGGGTAGGGCTCAATGAAGCCAGCAACTCTCAGGCCGGTAAACAGACAGAAATATGGCCACGAGTTGTGGTACGTGATTATCTC
This Candidatus Zixiibacteriota bacterium DNA region includes the following protein-coding sequences:
- a CDS encoding methyltransferase domain-containing protein; protein product: MSKDTPYQIDRDAIRANLNKYTRQAYAMLPELDEPRILDIGCGSGVPTIELARLSNGEIIGLDIDKTELDKLAGKLESQRLTDRIRIVECSIAKLDFPNGSFDIIWAEGSVSAIGFRKGLEEWRRFLKPNGFLVVHDDIRNIEKKLDQVSICGYELLGRFILSDEVWWNEYYAPLDRRIEELRNQHVDDPNLLTLLEKEQKEINVFKKNPRRYQSVFIVMRKGRRVRQQLRADA
- a CDS encoding class I SAM-dependent methyltransferase, whose product is MFARILSRWIDHIVGAGPLRPFFQNPRRILRNYVKPGMTVLDIGCGGGFFSLGMARMVRENGGVICVDLQADAIKNLEMQATKAGLLKRMNTRVCSDYSLNIDDMAGQVDFTLAFYVVHHAADAARLMTEVHSALKQGGKLMIVEPRHHASADECISVETTAQQAGFSVVDHPKLIRDWAVLLVKN
- a CDS encoding CGGC domain-containing protein, whose translation is MSRIAVLYCKRVKDHSCIACAKCYKGMAEKNGEFARYEEIELVAMTDCGDCPGLAFPRVKLLSEITQSLDRPIETLHLGTCMKLAMKTADCPIDFDDLKIILEQKFGIEVVLGTHSY
- a CDS encoding metal ABC transporter permease — encoded protein: MWPFLASLVLVGIHVYFGLHVIKRGIIFVDLSLAQVAAFGVTLALLLGFGHDSLVSYAFALGFALLGGIVFTFTRDIEGKVPQEAIIGIVYAVSSAAAILAVSHAPEGAEHIRYLLVGSLLTVTPAAIGKTAAIYAAVGLFHWIARGEFLALTFSREKSTMASRWWDFLFYASFAIVVTSSVKICGVLLVFIFLVVPSVFAALVTERIGLRLVCGWLFGFVGSALGIVLSFWLDTPTGATIVVAFGALLSLYAIVRHLMK